In the genome of Coraliomargarita algicola, one region contains:
- a CDS encoding ABC transporter ATP-binding protein translates to MDAFLKIRGLKKHFGDKHVLDGVDLDVAAASVTTIIGKSGIGKSVLLKCIANLLRADAGTIELEGKAIAHSRRRANSDGGVSFSYMFQNNALFDSLTAFDNVALPLREASRLGRAEVKQRVDEMLGHLELSDSADRFPGELSGGMKKRVALGRALITKPQLVLFDEPTTGLDPERKFSVFEMIADYRERFGFTALLVSHDIPEVFEISDRVAWLDGGKIQFFGQPEDLNSDATLALSGFLSKANYGRKSSASHGGAQ, encoded by the coding sequence ATGGATGCCTTTCTAAAAATTCGCGGTCTTAAGAAGCACTTTGGCGATAAGCATGTGCTGGACGGGGTCGATTTGGACGTCGCAGCGGCATCGGTGACGACGATCATAGGCAAGAGTGGTATCGGTAAGTCGGTGCTCTTAAAGTGTATTGCGAACTTGCTGAGGGCAGATGCAGGTACGATTGAGCTGGAGGGCAAAGCGATTGCGCACAGTCGTCGACGTGCGAATAGTGATGGGGGCGTATCGTTTAGTTATATGTTTCAGAACAATGCGTTGTTTGATTCGTTGACTGCCTTTGATAATGTGGCCTTGCCCTTGCGGGAGGCGAGCCGACTGGGGCGAGCTGAGGTGAAGCAGCGAGTGGATGAAATGTTGGGGCATCTGGAGCTGAGTGATTCGGCGGACCGTTTTCCCGGGGAACTTTCCGGGGGGATGAAGAAGCGGGTGGCTTTGGGACGAGCCTTGATCACCAAGCCACAGCTTGTGCTCTTCGATGAGCCTACGACTGGGCTGGACCCGGAGCGTAAGTTCAGTGTGTTTGAGATGATTGCGGACTATCGTGAGCGTTTTGGATTTACGGCTTTATTGGTGAGTCATGATATTCCCGAGGTATTTGAGATTAGCGACCGGGTGGCTTGGCTGGACGGGGGGAAGATACAATTTTTTGGTCAACCAGAGGATTTGAATTCGGATGCGACGTTGGCGCTTTCCGGATTTCTTAGCAAGGCTAATTATGGCCGAAAATCATCTGCATCGCATGGAGGTGCGCAGTAA
- a CDS encoding ABC transporter permease, translating to MIRTLGRLALGVVFEMGEISLFGLGALRGFFVQRGRLAKLTLAIHEIGVRCLPIVATVGLFTGLVMGLQLYYTLVKFGAESALGTAVALSLIRELGPVLTALMVVGQAGSAMASELGIQRNDEQIDALQTMSIDPLGFLVGPRLVATLICFPILTAVFDLIGIFGGYLTGSVLLHLDAGVYWNRVFESVTWADVQGGYIKALVFGLLTISICAYRGFNTHRKASYPGVRGVSESATRAVVWSSVTVLAADYLITSFLL from the coding sequence ATGATACGCACGCTTGGACGCTTGGCACTTGGTGTAGTCTTTGAGATGGGAGAAATCTCTCTCTTTGGCTTGGGGGCTCTGCGTGGTTTTTTCGTGCAGCGTGGGCGTTTGGCTAAGTTGACGCTGGCGATTCATGAAATCGGGGTGCGTTGCTTGCCGATTGTCGCGACGGTGGGCTTGTTTACGGGCTTGGTGATGGGGCTGCAGCTTTATTACACCTTGGTGAAATTTGGTGCGGAGTCGGCGCTGGGCACTGCGGTGGCGCTTTCCCTGATACGTGAGTTGGGGCCGGTATTAACTGCCTTGATGGTGGTGGGGCAGGCGGGTTCTGCCATGGCTTCGGAGCTGGGAATACAGCGTAATGATGAGCAGATTGATGCTTTGCAGACTATGAGTATCGATCCTTTGGGATTTTTGGTGGGGCCGCGTTTGGTGGCGACTTTGATTTGTTTCCCGATTTTGACTGCAGTTTTTGATTTAATCGGGATCTTCGGGGGCTATTTGACGGGCTCGGTGCTGTTGCATTTGGATGCGGGCGTGTATTGGAATCGTGTCTTTGAAAGTGTGACTTGGGCCGACGTGCAGGGTGGTTATATCAAGGCGCTGGTTTTTGGGCTGTTAACGATATCGATTTGTGCCTATCGGGGATTTAATACGCACCGTAAGGCGTCCTATCCCGGGGTGCGGGGTGTTAGTGAATCGGCGACACGTGCGGTGGTTTGGTCCAGTGTGACAGTGTTGGCTGCGGACTATTTAATTACTTCTTTTCTTCTCTAG